One window of Candidatus Curtissbacteria bacterium genomic DNA carries:
- a CDS encoding four helix bundle protein codes for MNNLQYNLEERTAKFGKSTIIFCRTLKQDNITAPLVNQLIRSATSIGANYMEANSASSRKDFQNKIFICKKRSPGNKTLVEDVKAVISR; via the coding sequence ATGAACAATTTACAATACAACTTGGAAGAGAGAACTGCCAAATTCGGCAAATCAACCATTATATTTTGTAGAACATTAAAGCAAGATAACATCACTGCACCTTTGGTTAACCAACTTATAAGATCAGCTACAAGTATTGGCGCAAATTATATGGAAGCAAATAGCGCAAGCAGCAGAAAAGACTTTCAAAACAAAATATTTATATGCAAAAAAAGAAGCCCAGGAAACAAAACATTGGTTGAGGATGTTAAAGCAGTGATTTCTAGATAA
- a CDS encoding glycosyltransferase — protein sequence MAKDLSILIPSRNEMFLSRTIEDILSNIEADTEVIAVLDGAWADPPVPQHDRVNLIYVPESIGQRAASNLAAKLSKARYVMKLDAHCAFDKGFDRKMLEAFKGRDDATMVPIMRNLWAFDWKCFHCGWKKYQGPTPQKCEQCGKSDKIRRKMLWIGKERPQSTSYSFDTEPHFQYFGEWERRPQYKKDREEKGLTETMSLQGSCFMTTRQNYWDLELCDEKLGNWGNQGIEVAVKTWLSGGRVLVNHKTWYAHMFRTQGGDFGFPWPNSGKETQKTKDNVKELFWENKWPKQKRPLGWLIEKFWPVPGWTDNDLAKLKETEKGLTNQKSAIQPNGKTQNPAIQIIDGKITGIIYIKDLIDKSAPK from the coding sequence ATGGCCAAAGATCTTAGTATTTTAATTCCAAGTCGCAATGAAATGTTCTTGAGCCGCACCATAGAAGATATCCTCTCAAACATTGAAGCGGATACAGAAGTCATTGCAGTTTTAGACGGAGCCTGGGCCGATCCCCCGGTTCCCCAACATGACCGGGTTAACCTTATCTATGTTCCCGAAAGCATCGGCCAGCGTGCCGCATCCAACTTGGCCGCAAAGCTAAGTAAGGCCAGATACGTCATGAAGCTCGATGCCCACTGCGCTTTCGACAAAGGATTCGACCGCAAAATGCTTGAAGCATTTAAAGGCCGTGACGACGCGACAATGGTCCCTATAATGCGCAACCTCTGGGCGTTCGACTGGAAATGTTTCCATTGTGGTTGGAAAAAGTATCAGGGCCCGACACCCCAAAAATGTGAACAGTGCGGTAAATCAGACAAAATCAGAAGAAAAATGCTCTGGATCGGCAAAGAAAGGCCTCAAAGCACCTCGTATAGCTTTGACACCGAACCACATTTTCAATATTTCGGCGAATGGGAACGCCGGCCCCAGTACAAAAAGGATAGAGAAGAAAAAGGCTTAACCGAAACAATGTCTCTTCAGGGCTCATGTTTTATGACCACTCGTCAAAATTATTGGGACTTGGAACTCTGCGATGAAAAATTAGGCAATTGGGGCAACCAGGGAATCGAAGTCGCAGTCAAAACCTGGCTTTCCGGAGGCCGCGTTTTGGTAAACCACAAAACCTGGTATGCTCACATGTTTCGTACCCAGGGCGGCGATTTCGGCTTCCCTTGGCCCAATTCCGGAAAAGAAACACAAAAAACAAAAGACAATGTTAAGGAACTGTTTTGGGAAAATAAATGGCCGAAACAAAAACGCCCCTTAGGCTGGCTTATTGAGAAATTCTGGCCGGTTCCCGGCTGGACAGATAACGATCTCGCAAAACTGAAAGAAACAGAAAAAGGACTTACTAATCAAAAATCTGCAATCCAGCCCAATGGGAAAACTCAAAATCCAGCAATCCAAATCATCGACGGAAAAATTACCGGAATTATTTACATCAAAGATTTAATTGATAAATCAGCGCCAAAGTGA